Proteins from a single region of Gemmatirosa kalamazoonensis:
- a CDS encoding TMEM165/GDT1 family protein, with amino-acid sequence MRDALAWVGAAYATVLAAELLGDRSLFAVGALAARYGSARVLAGVVPAFMGKALAAVLLGRLLAGLPSWVVASASASTFGVAAIVLWRERDEAPAAGDVARAAGWPAVLTAFSSVFFTEWADPGQLAAAATALESHAPLGVWLGATLALSTKGLLAVTLGRQVGRRVPRRVLRRAAVALCLGMGMLALLVPNS; translated from the coding sequence GTGCGCGACGCGCTCGCCTGGGTCGGCGCCGCGTACGCGACGGTGCTCGCCGCCGAGCTGCTCGGCGACCGCTCGCTGTTCGCGGTCGGCGCGCTCGCGGCACGCTACGGCAGCGCGCGCGTGCTCGCCGGCGTCGTGCCGGCGTTCATGGGGAAGGCGCTCGCCGCGGTGCTGTTAGGCAGGCTGCTCGCCGGGCTGCCGTCGTGGGTCGTCGCGTCGGCGAGCGCGTCGACGTTCGGCGTCGCCGCGATCGTGCTGTGGCGCGAGCGCGACGAGGCGCCGGCGGCGGGCGACGTGGCGCGCGCGGCGGGGTGGCCTGCCGTGCTCACCGCGTTCTCGTCGGTGTTCTTCACCGAGTGGGCCGACCCCGGGCAGCTCGCCGCGGCGGCGACGGCGCTCGAGTCGCACGCCCCGCTCGGCGTGTGGCTCGGCGCCACGCTCGCGCTCAGCACGAAGGGCCTGCTCGCCGTGACGCTCGGGCGACAGGTCGGCCGCCGCGTGCCGCGCCGGGTGCTGCGGCGCGCGGCGGTCGCGCTGTGTCTCGGGATGGGGATGCTGGCGCTGCTGGTGCCTAACTCTTGA
- a CDS encoding Gfo/Idh/MocA family protein, protein MDNNQFSRREFLGLGAFAGASLAGRRIRPARELVLDAPAQPPVSSQPSDRVRFGIVGVGMQGSGLLATAITVPGVECVAAADLYDGRHVLAREITNNPSLRVTRRYQELLDDKNIDAIIAAVPDHWHKQLVIDALNAGKDVYCEKPMSHTPADGVAMLDAARRTGRIVQIGSQRVSSPICAKARELIAQGMIGELTLVEGWNGRNDPTGAWQYPPPLDLSPANLDWDTWLGTAPKKPFDPITFARWRAWKEYGTGVAGDLLVHLVSGLLFMLDMNRPPTRVASVGGIRRWKDGRNMPDVHAAVYDYAGLPVYMRLNLGTEMPETYRFQGSKGILEMTGNTIALTPQWGDDRSPSYYSGSFPKAMRDAYVKQWHAENDERLARESMSEAVVIRGGNFDATKGHLANFFDAVRTRKPVVEDALFGHNAALACHLANESYFRQDSVRWDEGARTIKS, encoded by the coding sequence GTGGACAACAACCAGTTCTCCCGCCGAGAGTTCCTCGGCCTCGGCGCGTTCGCCGGCGCGTCGCTCGCCGGCCGCCGCATCCGTCCCGCGCGCGAGCTCGTGCTCGACGCTCCCGCGCAGCCCCCGGTCTCGAGCCAGCCGAGCGATCGCGTGCGCTTCGGCATCGTCGGCGTCGGCATGCAGGGATCGGGGCTGCTCGCCACCGCCATCACCGTTCCCGGCGTGGAGTGCGTCGCGGCGGCGGACCTGTACGACGGGCGGCACGTGCTCGCGCGCGAGATCACGAACAACCCGAGCCTGCGCGTCACGCGCCGCTATCAGGAGCTGCTCGACGACAAGAACATCGACGCCATCATCGCCGCGGTCCCCGACCACTGGCACAAGCAGCTCGTCATCGACGCGCTGAACGCGGGCAAGGACGTGTACTGCGAGAAGCCGATGTCGCACACCCCGGCGGACGGCGTGGCCATGCTCGACGCCGCGCGCAGGACGGGGCGCATCGTGCAGATCGGATCGCAGCGCGTCAGCTCGCCCATCTGCGCGAAGGCGCGCGAGTTGATCGCGCAGGGGATGATCGGCGAGCTGACGCTGGTCGAGGGATGGAACGGGCGCAACGACCCGACCGGCGCGTGGCAGTATCCGCCGCCGCTCGATCTCTCCCCCGCGAACCTCGACTGGGACACGTGGCTCGGCACCGCGCCGAAGAAGCCGTTCGACCCGATCACGTTCGCGCGGTGGCGCGCGTGGAAGGAGTACGGCACCGGCGTCGCGGGCGACCTGCTCGTGCACCTCGTCAGCGGCCTGCTGTTCATGCTCGACATGAACCGGCCGCCCACGCGCGTCGCGTCGGTCGGCGGCATCCGCCGGTGGAAGGACGGACGCAACATGCCCGATGTGCACGCCGCCGTGTACGACTACGCGGGGCTCCCGGTCTACATGCGGCTCAACCTCGGCACGGAGATGCCGGAGACGTACCGCTTCCAGGGATCGAAGGGCATCCTCGAGATGACCGGCAACACCATCGCGCTCACGCCGCAGTGGGGCGACGACCGCTCGCCGAGCTACTACTCGGGCAGCTTCCCGAAGGCGATGCGCGACGCGTACGTGAAGCAGTGGCACGCCGAGAACGACGAGCGCCTCGCGCGCGAGTCGATGTCGGAGGCGGTCGTCATTCGCGGCGGGAACTTCGACGCGACGAAGGGCCACCTCGCGAACTTCTTCGACGCGGTGCGCACGCGGAAGCCGGTGGTGGAGGACGCGCTGTTCGGGCACAACGCGGCGCTCGCCTGCCACCTGGCGAACGAGTCCTACTTCCGGCAGGACTCGGTGCGGTGGGACGAGGGCGCGCGGACGATCAAGAGTTAG